One genomic window of Solanum stenotomum isolate F172 chromosome 9, ASM1918654v1, whole genome shotgun sequence includes the following:
- the LOC125876431 gene encoding DEAD-box ATP-dependent RNA helicase 1-like isoform X1: MEEDKGLKKEKKNIPVLPWMRNPVDITTFDQCSLDLLPFIDPRLVVALKNMSITSLFPVQLAVWQETIGPGSFERDLCINSPTGSGKTLAYALPIVQMLSTRSVKCLRALVVLPTRDLALQVKEVFSALAPAVGLSVGLAVGQSSISDEISELIKKPNVEYGICYDPEEFSYELQSAVDILVATPGRLMDHINNTDGFTLEHLSYLVVDETDRLLREAYQSWLPTVIQLTSSSVDGNFPSAADLLPCTYGSLKTIRRMGTERGFKGKAYPRLAKMVLSATLTQDPSKLAQLDLHHPLLLTTGERRYKLPEELKSFKVLCQSKLKPLYLVSLLQSLQGEKSIVFTSSVESTHRLCTLLKFFDNLQIEFKEYSRLQRQSVRSKTLRAFRSGQVQVLISSDAMTRGMDVEGVRNVINYDMPAYIKTFIHRAGRTARAGLSGCCFMLMHKDEIKRFKKMLQKADCNSCPTYSASSEVIESLRSVYTSALEKLRENVESEKFKKSKIRLKSSNVRKEK; encoded by the exons ATGGAAGAAGATAAGGGgttgaagaaagagaagaaaaatatcCCTGTATTGCCATGGATGAGAAACCCAGTTGATATTACTACCTTTGATCAATGCTCTCTAGATCTTTTGCCTTTTATTGATCCCAG GTTAGTGGTGGCTTTGAAGAATATGAGCATCACTTCACTCTTTCCCGTGCAACTTGCTGTCTGGCAAGAGACGATTGGACCTGGCTCTTTTGAACGAGACCTTTGTATAAATTCACCTACAGGGAGCGGGAAAACTCTTGCTTATGCCTTACCAATTGTTCAGATGCTGTCTACACGTTCTGTTAAATGTCTTCGTGCACTAGTGGTCTTGCCTACTAGAGACCTTGCATTGCAG GTCAAAGAGGTCTTCTCTGCTCTTGCACCTGCAGTAGGTCTGTCTGTCGGCTTGGCAGTAGGTCAGTCATCAATTTCAGATGAAATCTCCGAGCTCATCAAGAAACCCAATGTTGAGTATGGCATATGTTATGATCCTGAAGAATTCTCATACGAGTTACAAAGTGCAGTAGACATATTAGTGGCAACTCCTGGAAGACTGATGGACCACATCAATAACACTGATGGTTTTACGCTTGAGCATCTATCTTATCTT GTTGTTGATGAAACTGATAGGTTATTAAGGGAAGCTTATCAGTCCTGGCTTCCTACTGTCATTCAGTTGACCAGCTCTTCTGTTGATGGGAACTTCCCTTCTGCTGCTGATCTTCTTCCTTGCACTTATGGTTCATTGAAGACAATCAGAAGAAT GGGCACCGAAAGAGGGTTCAAGGGAAAAGCCTATCCAAGGCTGGCAAAGATGGTTTTATCAGCCACACTAACACAAGACCCAAGTAAACTTGCTCAGCTTGATTTGCATCATCCTCTTCTTTTGACGACTGGAGAAAGACGTTACAAGCTTCCTGAAGAACTCAAATCATTTAAAGTG CTATGTCAATCGAAGCTTAAGCCACTTTATCTAGTTTCCCTTCTTCAAAGTCTGCAAGGGGAGAAATCAATTGTTTTCACATCATCTGTGGAGTCCACTCATAGATTATGCACCTTGCTCAAGTTTTTTGACAATTTGCAAATTGAGTTCAAGGAGTATTCTCGTCTTCAACGGCAATCTGTAAGAAG CAAGACGTTGAGGGCTTTCCGGTCAGGGCAAGTGCAAGTGCTTATTTCCTCTGATGCTATGACTCGTGGAATGGATGTTGAAGGAGTGAGAAATGTCATAAACTATGATATGCCTGCatatataaaaacatttattcaTCGGGCAGGCAGAACTGCAAGAGCGGGCCTAAGTGGATGTTGCTTTATGTTAATGCATAAAGATGAG ATCAAGCGCTTCAAGAAGATGCTACAAAAAGCTGACTGTAACTCTTGCCCTACCTATTCTGCTTCTTCTGAAGTGATAGAGTCACTTCGCTCTGTGTACACCTCAG CTTTGGAGAAACTTAGAGAGAATGTTGAATCagaaaagtttaagaaaagCAAGATTAGGTTGAAATCTTCAAATGTGAGAAAGGAGAAGTGA
- the LOC125876431 gene encoding DEAD-box ATP-dependent RNA helicase 1-like isoform X2 produces the protein MEEDKGLKKEKKNIPVLPWMRNPVDITTFDQCSLDLLPFIDLRLVVALKNMSITSLFPVQLAVWQETIGPGSFERDLCINSPTGSGKTLAYALPIVQMLSTRSVKCLRALVVLPTRDLALQVKEVFSALAPAVGLSVGLAVGQSSISDEISELIKKPNVEYGICYDPEEFSYELQSAVDILVATPGRLMDHINNTDGFTLEHLSYLVVDETDRLLREAYQSWLPTVIQLTSSSVDGNFPSAADLLPCTYGSLKTIRRMGTERGFKGKAYPRLAKMVLSATLTQDPSKLAQLDLHHPLLLTTGERRYKLPEELKSFKVLCQSKLKPLYLVSLLQSLQGEKSIVFTSSVESTHRLCTLLKFFDNLQIEFKEYSRLQRQSVRSKTLRAFRSGQVQVLISSDAMTRGMDVEGVRNVINYDMPAYIKTFIHRAGRTARAGLSGCCFMLMHKDEIKRFKKMLQKADCNSCPTYSASSEVIESLRSVYTSALEKLRENVESEKFKKSKIRLKSSNVRKEK, from the exons ATGGAAGAAGATAAGGGgttgaagaaagagaagaaaaacatCCCTGTATTGCCATGGATGAGAAACCCAGTTGATATTACTACCTTTGATCAATGCTCTCTGGATCTTTTGCCTTTTATTGATCTCAG GTTAGTGGTGGCTTTGAAGAATATGAGCATCACTTCACTCTTTCCCGTGCAACTTGCTGTCTGGCAAGAGACGATTGGACCTGGCTCTTTTGAACGAGACCTTTGTATAAATTCACCTACAGGGAGCGGGAAAACTCTTGCTTATGCCTTACCAATTGTTCAGATGCTGTCTACACGTTCTGTTAAATGTCTTCGTGCACTAGTGGTCTTGCCTACTAGAGACCTTGCATTGCAG GTCAAAGAGGTCTTCTCTGCTCTTGCACCTGCAGTAGGTCTGTCTGTCGGCTTGGCAGTAGGTCAGTCATCAATTTCAGATGAAATCTCCGAGCTCATCAAGAAACCCAATGTTGAGTATGGCATATGTTATGATCCTGAAGAATTCTCATACGAGTTACAAAGTGCAGTAGACATATTAGTGGCAACTCCTGGAAGACTGATGGACCACATCAATAACACTGATGGTTTTACGCTTGAGCATCTATCTTATCTT GTTGTTGATGAAACTGATAGGTTATTAAGGGAAGCTTATCAGTCCTGGCTTCCTACTGTCATTCAGTTGACCAGCTCTTCTGTTGATGGGAACTTCCCTTCTGCTGCTGATCTTCTTCCTTGCACTTATGGTTCATTGAAGACAATCAGAAGAAT GGGCACCGAAAGAGGGTTCAAGGGAAAAGCCTATCCAAGGCTGGCAAAGATGGTTTTATCAGCCACACTAACACAAGACCCAAGTAAACTTGCTCAGCTTGATTTGCATCATCCTCTTCTTTTGACGACTGGAGAAAGACGTTACAAGCTTCCTGAAGAACTCAAATCATTTAAAGTG CTATGTCAATCGAAGCTTAAGCCACTTTATCTAGTTTCCCTTCTTCAAAGTCTGCAAGGGGAGAAATCAATTGTTTTCACATCATCTGTGGAGTCCACTCATAGATTATGCACCTTGCTCAAGTTTTTTGACAATTTGCAAATTGAGTTCAAGGAGTATTCTCGTCTTCAACGGCAATCTGTAAGAAG CAAGACGTTGAGGGCTTTCCGGTCAGGGCAAGTGCAAGTGCTTATTTCCTCTGATGCTATGACTCGTGGAATGGATGTTGAAGGAGTGAGAAATGTCATAAACTATGATATGCCTGCatatataaaaacatttattcaTCGGGCAGGCAGAACTGCAAGAGCGGGCCTAAGTGGATGTTGCTTTATGTTAATGCATAAAGATGAG ATCAAGCGCTTCAAGAAGATGCTACAAAAAGCTGACTGTAACTCTTGCCCTACCTATTCTGCTTCTTCTGAAGTGATAGAGTCACTTCGCTCTGTGTACACCTCAG CTTTGGAGAAACTTAGAGAGAATGTTGAATCagaaaagtttaagaaaagCAAGATTAGGTTGAAATCTTCAAATGTGAGAAAGGAGAAGTGA